Proteins from a genomic interval of Candidatus Brocadia sp.:
- a CDS encoding aldolase, with the protein MLYHTKEDLLNDLKGILDIQKNGTVKIIDMDALRNKKIDTIVYNAVFNKESAIKDISRWLIRDLGNNLGIVSSSIQSLYEAMGKKEYMGFTVPAINIRGLTYDVSRSIFRAAKKNHVGAFIFEIARSEIGYTDQRPAEYTAAILAAAIKEGFEGPVFIQGDHFQINAKKYEKDKDGEINTVKKLMAEAIDAGFYNIDIDTSTLVDLNKPNLTEQQRLNFEFAAEFTAYIRSLEPKGITVSVGGEIGEVGKKNSTVEELKAFMDGYNNTLAAKGKGLKGISKISVQTGTTHGGVPLPDGTVAKVKLDFETLKNLSRAARDEYGLSGAVQHGASTLPPDAFDKFPETGTAEVHLATEFQNMIYESSVFPQDFKKEIYDFLKNHPDIRKEWKESDTEEQFFYKVRKNGFGPFKERFWNLPSDVRNKIGEELEVKFEFLFKKLNVIHSKEIINKTIKPVEVSRPNPPGFP; encoded by the coding sequence ATGCTTTATCATACGAAAGAAGACTTGTTAAACGATCTGAAGGGTATTCTTGATATTCAAAAAAATGGGACGGTAAAGATAATCGATATGGATGCGTTGAGAAATAAAAAAATTGACACTATTGTTTACAATGCAGTTTTCAACAAAGAAAGCGCCATCAAAGACATATCCCGGTGGCTGATCCGTGATCTCGGAAATAATCTTGGCATTGTTTCTTCATCCATTCAGTCGCTTTATGAAGCCATGGGGAAAAAAGAATACATGGGATTTACCGTACCTGCTATTAATATACGAGGTTTAACGTACGATGTGTCACGTTCCATTTTTCGGGCCGCTAAAAAGAATCATGTCGGAGCCTTTATCTTCGAGATTGCCCGGTCAGAGATAGGTTATACAGACCAGAGACCGGCTGAGTATACGGCGGCAATTCTTGCGGCTGCCATTAAGGAAGGATTTGAAGGCCCTGTATTTATCCAGGGAGATCATTTCCAGATTAATGCGAAGAAGTACGAAAAAGATAAAGACGGAGAAATAAATACCGTAAAAAAACTCATGGCAGAAGCCATTGATGCTGGTTTTTATAATATCGATATTGATACATCAACCCTTGTTGACTTAAACAAACCAAACCTTACCGAACAACAACGTCTTAATTTTGAATTTGCAGCCGAATTTACCGCTTACATTAGGTCATTAGAACCAAAGGGAATAACGGTATCTGTCGGTGGTGAAATTGGGGAAGTGGGTAAAAAGAATAGTACTGTTGAAGAGTTAAAGGCATTTATGGATGGGTATAATAATACGCTGGCTGCGAAAGGGAAGGGATTAAAAGGGATCAGTAAGATCAGCGTACAGACAGGAACAACACATGGAGGAGTGCCGTTGCCGGATGGAACGGTTGCCAAGGTAAAGCTGGATTTTGAAACACTAAAGAATTTGTCAAGGGCTGCCAGAGATGAATACGGCCTTAGCGGGGCGGTACAACATGGCGCATCTACGCTCCCGCCTGACGCATTTGATAAATTTCCTGAAACTGGCACAGCCGAGGTGCATCTTGCCACTGAATTCCAGAACATGATTTATGAGAGCAGTGTATTTCCACAAGATTTCAAAAAAGAGATATATGATTTTCTTAAGAATCATCCCGATATCAGGAAAGAATGGAAAGAAAGTGATACTGAGGAGCAATTTTTCTATAAAGTCAGGAAAAACGGTTTCGGCCCCTTCAAAGAAAGGTTTTGGAACCTTCCTTCGGACGTGAGAAACAAGATTGGCGAAGAACTTGAAGTGAAGTTTGAATTTCTTTTTAAAAAATTAAACGTCATTCACTCGAAAGAGATAATAAATAAGACGATCAAACCAGTTGAAGTATCACGGCCAAATCCTCCGGGCTTCCCATAA
- a CDS encoding class 1 fructose-bisphosphatase — MQKSKAVTIQRHIVEQERLFPKATGDFTGLLWDLTLAAKTISREVNKAGLAEILGLTGEVNIHGEAVKKLDVYANERICKSMDHGGHLCIMASEENEDVIPIPDEFPRGKYVLMFDPLDGSSNIDANVSVGTIFSIYRRKTTGKEATVEDCLRKGTEQVAAGYIVYGSSTMMVYTTGQGVHGFTLDPSIGEFLLSHENIKIPSKGKIYSTNEGNALTWDEGTRGYISYLKENDPPTGRPYSLRYIGSLVADFHRNLLYGGIFLYPADYKDPKKPKPKLRLLYEANPLAFIVEQAGGMASTGKERILDIQAAELHQKVPLIIGSKEDVLTYEKFFKQK, encoded by the coding sequence ATGCAAAAAAGCAAGGCTGTTACGATACAACGGCATATTGTTGAACAGGAGAGATTATTCCCGAAGGCCACGGGAGATTTTACCGGGCTTCTATGGGACTTAACACTTGCTGCAAAGACCATTTCTCGCGAAGTAAACAAGGCAGGTCTTGCAGAAATTTTGGGTCTTACGGGAGAAGTGAACATCCACGGCGAAGCAGTAAAAAAGCTGGATGTCTATGCCAATGAGAGAATTTGTAAATCCATGGATCACGGTGGTCATCTCTGTATAATGGCATCCGAAGAAAATGAAGATGTTATTCCCATACCTGACGAATTTCCCAGGGGTAAGTATGTACTCATGTTTGACCCATTAGACGGTTCGTCTAACATTGATGCAAATGTAAGTGTTGGAACCATCTTTTCTATTTATCGAAGGAAGACAACCGGGAAAGAAGCTACGGTTGAGGATTGTCTGAGAAAAGGAACGGAACAGGTTGCGGCAGGATATATTGTCTACGGCTCCAGCACGATGATGGTCTATACAACAGGACAGGGTGTACATGGTTTTACCTTAGACCCCAGTATTGGGGAGTTTTTACTTTCACATGAAAATATAAAAATTCCCTCGAAAGGGAAGATATATAGTACTAATGAGGGAAATGCACTCACGTGGGATGAAGGGACGAGGGGATATATCAGTTATCTCAAGGAAAATGATCCGCCGACAGGCAGGCCTTACTCCCTGAGGTATATTGGGTCATTGGTGGCTGATTTTCATAGAAACCTGCTGTACGGGGGTATCTTTTTGTACCCTGCTGATTATAAAGACCCAAAAAAACCGAAACCAAAACTAAGGTTGCTTTACGAAGCAAATCCCCTTGCTTTTATTGTTGAACAGGCTGGTGGTATGGCATCCACAGGAAAGGAACGTATTTTGGATATACAGGCCGCTGAACTTCATCAAAAGGTGCCGCTTATCATCGGGAGCAAAGAGGACGTGTTGACTTATGAGAAGTTTTTTAAACAAAAGTAA
- the cysC gene encoding adenylyl-sulfate kinase: MNKGFTVWFTGSSGSGKSAISQLLGKKLKEWGRNVEILDGDVVRTNLCQGLDFRKQDQDIYAQRIAFVCKLLTRNGVAVISVAISPYQESRENARKEIGNFVEVYTKCPTEVCAQRDVEGMHQKALKGEIQDFPGASDPYEEPLKPDLVVETDKETAEESTNKIINKLIELGYLNPKGSVTHVYSSEEEDKIKERLSRLGYI, encoded by the coding sequence ATGAATAAAGGTTTTACGGTTTGGTTTACTGGATCATCAGGATCCGGGAAGTCCGCTATTTCCCAACTTTTGGGAAAAAAACTGAAGGAATGGGGCAGAAACGTCGAGATACTTGATGGTGATGTAGTGAGGACAAACCTCTGTCAGGGACTTGACTTTCGTAAACAAGATCAGGATATTTATGCTCAAAGGATTGCGTTTGTGTGTAAATTGCTGACGAGAAATGGTGTGGCCGTTATTTCCGTTGCCATATCTCCGTACCAGGAGAGCAGGGAAAATGCACGCAAGGAAATTGGTAATTTTGTTGAAGTTTATACAAAGTGTCCCACAGAGGTCTGTGCCCAACGAGATGTGGAAGGGATGCATCAGAAGGCACTCAAGGGAGAAATTCAGGATTTTCCAGGAGCTTCAGACCCCTATGAAGAACCGCTCAAGCCTGATCTTGTTGTTGAGACCGATAAGGAAACCGCGGAAGAATCCACGAATAAAATCATAAATAAATTGATAGAATTAGGCTATCTAAACCCGAAAGGGTCGGTTACACACGTTTATTCATCTGAAGAAGAAGATAAGATCAAGGAAAGATTGTCCCGGCTGGGGTATATTTAA
- a CDS encoding phosphodiesterase, with the protein MVINKKKVFVLGLDSVPPELLFDRWLNQLPNIKRLISQSRYGEMKSTIPAITCPAWMSMMTSADPGRLGIYGFRNRSSYDYDGLSFANSKAVNVDTVWGILSKMGKKVVVIGVPMTYPPQPVNGCMVTCFMTPDTKGEYTYPPELKDEVEAVSNGYMLDVDEFRSDNKESTLKEIYAMTHKRFRLTRHFIRSKEWDFFMMVEMGPDRIHHAFWKYFDQDHPKHVPGSKYQDAILNYYKYLDEEIGETFKLFNDDTMVLIVSDHGAKKMVGGICINEWLLQNGYLKLVHYPAEVTPFNKLIVDWENTMAWGEGGYYGRLFMNVKGREPKGVIAPQHYEHVRNELIKKLEDLRDENGNTIHTKVFKPEDIYSECNGIPPDLIVYYGDLFWRSIGSVGNGTIWADENDTGPDDANHSQYGIFIMQNGSDKEGVRLHGVTLYDIAPTILDYMRVKIPENMEGKVIA; encoded by the coding sequence ATGGTAATTAATAAGAAAAAAGTATTTGTATTAGGTCTGGACTCGGTTCCCCCTGAACTCTTGTTCGATCGCTGGTTGAATCAGTTGCCGAATATAAAACGACTGATTTCTCAGAGCAGATACGGTGAGATGAAAAGTACAATTCCGGCTATTACCTGCCCGGCGTGGATGTCCATGATGACAAGCGCCGATCCTGGCAGATTGGGAATTTATGGGTTTAGAAACCGATCGAGTTATGATTATGATGGGCTGTCCTTTGCTAATTCGAAGGCCGTCAATGTGGACACCGTATGGGGTATCCTGTCAAAGATGGGAAAGAAAGTTGTGGTTATCGGTGTGCCTATGACATATCCACCCCAGCCCGTCAATGGGTGTATGGTTACCTGCTTTATGACACCAGATACGAAGGGTGAATACACGTATCCTCCTGAGTTAAAAGATGAGGTTGAGGCCGTTTCCAACGGCTATATGTTGGATGTGGATGAGTTCAGAAGCGATAACAAAGAATCCACCTTAAAAGAGATCTACGCTATGACGCACAAGCGGTTCAGGTTAACCAGACATTTTATCCGTTCTAAAGAATGGGATTTCTTTATGATGGTGGAGATGGGGCCAGACAGGATACACCATGCCTTCTGGAAATATTTTGATCAAGATCATCCGAAACATGTACCAGGATCAAAATATCAAGACGCCATTCTGAATTACTATAAGTATCTTGATGAGGAAATTGGTGAGACCTTTAAGCTCTTCAATGATGATACCATGGTTCTTATTGTTTCAGACCATGGAGCAAAGAAGATGGTCGGAGGTATTTGCATTAATGAATGGCTTCTCCAGAACGGTTACCTGAAATTGGTACACTATCCAGCAGAGGTTACTCCATTCAATAAACTCATAGTCGACTGGGAAAACACGATGGCCTGGGGTGAGGGTGGCTATTATGGGCGATTATTTATGAATGTGAAAGGGAGGGAGCCCAAGGGTGTTATTGCGCCGCAGCATTATGAGCACGTAAGAAATGAACTGATAAAAAAACTGGAAGATTTGAGGGATGAAAACGGTAATACCATTCATACAAAGGTTTTTAAACCCGAAGATATTTATTCGGAGTGTAACGGTATACCACCGGATCTAATCGTGTATTACGGAGATCTCTTCTGGCGTTCTATTGGTAGTGTTGGAAATGGTACCATATGGGCTGATGAAAATGACACGGGCCCTGACGATGCAAATCATTCCCAATATGGTATTTTTATTATGCAAAATGGGAGCGACAAGGAAGGGGTACGACTCCACGGGGTAACCTTGTATGATATCGCCCCAACCATTTTGGATTATATGAGGGTGAAAATTCCTGAAAATATGGAAGGAAAGGTTATAGCGTAA
- a CDS encoding type II toxin-antitoxin system VapB family antitoxin — protein MRTTIDIDDELLKEVMEKSGAKSKKNAIVTAMKDYLRLKRREELKNLIGNFDEFNLDLKDLRKMRNER, from the coding sequence ATGCGTACAACAATTGACATAGATGATGAACTTTTAAAAGAGGTCATGGAAAAATCAGGTGCAAAATCAAAAAAGAACGCTATAGTTACAGCAATGAAAGACTATCTAAGGCTAAAGAGACGCGAGGAACTTAAAAATCTTATAGGTAATTTCGACGAATTTAATCTTGACCTTAAAGACCTGAGAAAGATGCGCAATGAAAGATAG
- a CDS encoding PIN domain nuclease, translating to MKDRILIDTSAWIESFKKTGNKDLQQLMIKSLDSSQVATTNIIILELLQGCRDKKEYAEMKLRLESLELLPANGKVWDMAYNAGYNLKKNGITIPTIDLIVASIAKAYGYTLIHHDRHFRLVTKYLDISTVDCIDEFKI from the coding sequence ATGAAAGATAGAATCCTCATTGATACATCTGCATGGATAGAGAGTTTTAAGAAAACCGGGAATAAAGACCTACAGCAATTAATGATCAAATCCCTTGATTCCTCTCAGGTTGCTACGACAAACATCATTATTCTTGAACTGTTGCAGGGATGTCGTGACAAAAAAGAGTATGCCGAAATGAAGTTGCGGTTAGAGTCGCTGGAATTATTACCCGCAAATGGAAAAGTCTGGGACATGGCGTACAATGCTGGCTATAACCTTAAGAAAAATGGCATTACTATTCCCACGATTGATTTAATCGTTGCCTCGATTGCTAAGGCTTACGGCTATACGCTCATTCATCATGATAGACATTTTAGATTAGTGACAAAATACCTTGACATATCCACCGTAGATTGCATTGATGAATTTAAGATATGA
- a CDS encoding putative toxin-antitoxin system toxin component, PIN family yields MNLVFDSNIFISAFVIPGSKAEKALLRIIEGDDTLLISGEIIKEVLEVLSTKFHRDREAISHVAVYLSDIAQVINPTKRIRVFKDDPDNRILECALGGKADAIVTGDKEMLKLKEYKGIKIISLKEYLS; encoded by the coding sequence GTGAACCTCGTATTTGACTCAAATATCTTCATTTCTGCCTTTGTTATTCCTGGCAGTAAAGCAGAGAAGGCACTCCTAAGAATAATAGAGGGGGATGATACGCTATTAATTTCCGGGGAAATCATCAAAGAGGTCTTAGAAGTGCTATCCACAAAATTCCACCGTGACAGAGAGGCAATCAGTCATGTAGCAGTTTACCTTTCGGATATTGCTCAGGTAATAAATCCAACGAAGAGAATTCGCGTCTTTAAAGACGATCCTGATAACAGAATCCTTGAGTGTGCTTTAGGTGGTAAAGCCGATGCCATAGTAACGGGTGATAAAGAAATGTTAAAACTGAAAGAATACAAAGGGATAAAAATCATAAGCTTAAAGGAATATTTGAGTTAG
- a CDS encoding RCC1 repeat- and reductase domain-containing protein: protein MSIFMEDCMGNRKALVIVSALLFSLSVITPSRLFASILPMPQIAAGGHHTITLKSIGTVWTWGDNWNGQLGDGSAITQNTPVHVDGLNNIIGIAGGYLHSVALGSDGTVWTWGNNTYGQLADNSATDRTTPIKVNGINDVTSVAGGYYHTIALKSDGTAWTWGDNTYGQLGDGTKTNSSTPVKVNGLNNVIAVAGGYWHTIALKSDGTVWTWGDNIHGQLGDGTNTERNTPVQVIGLSNIIAVSGGYYHTVALKSDGTVWTWGDNYYGQLGDETNDDSNVPVQMVGAGDVVAIACGGGHTLCLRTDGSVWVCGSNYDGQLGNGENTDSNKPVLVSSISGIVTAIAGGLWHTIAVGSDGTVWTWGNNFNGQLGDGTHDRRNTPVRVEDFNLAQTTSKIYGYTIDSNGQYVDAVKLRLKGEKVKTSETTYSDVNGYFEFKGLNANSYTIKSKKKGYKDAKYKVILEEGETKEVGVMIQTKEGTPTPSPTPK, encoded by the coding sequence TTGTCTATCTTCATGGAGGATTGTATGGGCAACAGAAAAGCTTTAGTAATTGTCTCGGCGCTCTTATTTTCATTGTCCGTTATTACACCAAGCAGGCTATTTGCGTCAATCCTGCCTATGCCCCAAATAGCAGCGGGAGGACATCACACTATAACCCTGAAATCCATAGGAACTGTTTGGACATGGGGAGATAACTGGAATGGCCAATTGGGGGATGGTTCTGCGATTACTCAAAACACACCGGTACATGTAGATGGACTTAATAATATTATTGGTATTGCGGGAGGTTACTTGCATTCTGTAGCCTTGGGGTCTGACGGTACAGTCTGGACATGGGGGAACAATACTTATGGACAGTTAGCAGATAATTCCGCTACGGATAGAACCACGCCGATAAAAGTAAACGGTATAAACGATGTCACATCTGTTGCGGGAGGATATTATCATACGATAGCCCTTAAATCGGATGGAACTGCATGGACATGGGGAGATAATACTTACGGTCAGTTGGGAGACGGCACCAAGACCAATAGCAGTACCCCTGTTAAGGTGAATGGGCTTAATAATGTAATTGCTGTTGCGGGTGGATACTGGCATACCATAGCTTTAAAATCAGATGGTACAGTCTGGACGTGGGGGGATAATATTCACGGTCAATTAGGAGACGGAACCAATACAGAGCGAAATACACCGGTACAGGTAATAGGACTATCTAACATCATTGCCGTTTCGGGTGGATATTACCATACAGTAGCCTTAAAATCAGACGGAACGGTGTGGACATGGGGAGATAACTATTATGGGCAATTGGGGGACGAAACTAACGATGATAGTAATGTGCCAGTACAAATGGTTGGGGCTGGAGACGTTGTTGCAATTGCCTGTGGAGGGGGACACACTCTATGTTTAAGAACAGATGGATCGGTATGGGTATGTGGTAGTAATTATGACGGACAATTAGGAAATGGAGAGAATACAGATAGCAACAAACCCGTGCTGGTGAGTAGCATTAGTGGGATCGTCACGGCTATTGCAGGTGGTTTGTGGCACACTATCGCCGTAGGATCAGACGGGACAGTGTGGACATGGGGAAATAACTTTAATGGGCAACTGGGAGACGGAACACACGACCGAAGAAATACCCCTGTCCGGGTTGAAGATTTTAATTTAGCCCAGACTACCAGTAAGATATATGGGTATACAATAGATAGCAATGGTCAGTACGTTGACGCGGTAAAATTGAGACTTAAAGGAGAGAAGGTAAAAACATCAGAAACAACATATTCAGATGTTAACGGATATTTTGAATTTAAGGGTTTGAACGCTAATTCTTATACGATTAAATCAAAAAAGAAAGGCTATAAAGACGCGAAGTATAAAGTAATACTTGAGGAAGGCGAGACAAAAGAGGTCGGGGTAATGATACAGACAAAAGAAGGAACACCAACACCATCACCCACACCTAAATAA
- a CDS encoding site-specific integrase encodes MAVKQWEWIKENPCLKIPKERENNQRDRWLSGDEEKRLLENSPQWLRDVIAFDLHTGLRQDELLSLTWDRVDLFRKTIIIQETKNGKPRTIPLNQIALNILMEKAKVRSLKSDFVFSSSAMTKIDRRNLIRAFDIVREKAGIQNFHFHDLRHTFATRLAQRGVDLYKISKLLGHSDIHMTQRYAHHCPESLREGIEVLEKVDYNLTAVGVNRNVSTA; translated from the coding sequence TTGGCAGTAAAACAATGGGAATGGATTAAGGAAAATCCTTGTTTAAAGATACCCAAAGAAAGGGAAAACAATCAAAGAGACCGCTGGTTATCAGGAGATGAGGAAAAGAGACTGCTTGAAAATTCTCCGCAATGGCTAAGAGACGTAATTGCCTTTGATTTGCATACCGGTTTACGGCAAGATGAATTACTTTCGCTTACATGGGATAGGGTTGACCTTTTTCGTAAAACAATAATTATCCAGGAAACCAAAAACGGTAAACCGAGAACCATTCCCTTAAACCAGATTGCCCTAAATATTTTAATGGAGAAAGCAAAGGTCAGGAGTCTAAAAAGCGATTTTGTTTTTTCAAGTAGCGCAATGACCAAGATTGACCGTAGAAACCTTATCAGGGCGTTTGACATTGTCAGGGAAAAGGCAGGCATACAAAACTTTCATTTCCATGACTTAAGGCATACTTTCGCCACCCGGCTTGCGCAAAGAGGGGTTGACCTTTATAAAATATCAAAGTTGTTGGGGCATAGCGATATTCACATGACACAGCGTTATGCGCATCATTGTCCGGAGTCTTTAAGGGAAGGAATTGAGGTTTTGGAAAAAGTTGACTACAATTTGACTGCAGTGGGGGTAAACAGAAATGTATCAACGGCCTGA
- a CDS encoding 3-deoxy-8-phosphooctulonate synthase, whose product MTKMINVRNYSIGRGQPLVFIAGPCVIEGHESCLKLAEKLKNIFQTRKIPFIFKASYDKANRTSVNSYRGPGMKEGIKILADIKNRLDLPILSDVHAVEEVPFVAETLDVIQIPAFLCRQTDLILAAARTGKPVNVKKGQFLAPWDMKSVVEKIRSTGNEQIVLTERGASFGYNNLVSDMRSLVIMRELGYPVVYDATHSVQLPGGQGNVSGGERKMIAPLARAAVAAGCDGLFLEVHETPETALSDAATMLSLKDLPFLIEQVLEIHRIVG is encoded by the coding sequence ATGACTAAGATGATAAATGTCAGAAATTATTCAATAGGACGGGGGCAGCCCTTGGTCTTCATTGCAGGCCCGTGTGTCATAGAGGGCCATGAAAGCTGCCTGAAATTGGCAGAAAAATTAAAAAATATTTTTCAGACAAGGAAGATACCCTTTATCTTTAAGGCCTCGTATGATAAGGCAAACCGAACATCGGTGAATTCATACCGGGGGCCTGGCATGAAAGAAGGCATAAAGATTTTAGCTGACATTAAGAACCGGCTTGATCTGCCGATACTTTCTGACGTACATGCTGTGGAAGAGGTCCCATTCGTAGCAGAAACGCTTGATGTTATACAAATTCCGGCCTTCCTTTGCCGTCAAACAGATCTCATTCTTGCTGCTGCAAGGACAGGCAAACCGGTCAATGTGAAAAAGGGGCAGTTTTTGGCTCCATGGGATATGAAGTCCGTTGTCGAAAAAATACGAAGTACGGGGAACGAACAGATTGTATTGACGGAACGAGGGGCTAGCTTTGGTTATAATAATCTGGTCAGCGATATGCGTTCGTTGGTTATCATGCGGGAACTGGGTTATCCGGTGGTCTACGATGCTACACACAGTGTCCAGTTGCCAGGCGGTCAGGGAAACGTCTCCGGGGGTGAAAGAAAGATGATCGCGCCGCTTGCCAGAGCCGCTGTTGCAGCAGGCTGTGACGGCCTTTTCTTGGAGGTACACGAAACCCCGGAAACGGCACTTTCAGACGCTGCGACCATGCTGTCTCTTAAAGATCTGCCCTTTTTGATTGAACAGGTATTAGAGATCCACAGGATAGTTGGATGA
- the cobM gene encoding precorrin-4 C(11)-methyltransferase, producing the protein MKVYFIGAGPGDPELITIKGLKAIQRSGYCIYAGSLVNTDLLKSLPPHAKVYDSSNLSLEEMTVIYKEAMGKNMDVARIHSGDPSIYGAIQEQMHVLDELGIAYEIIPGVSSFAAAAAVLRQELTLPGVTQTIVITRMEGKTPMPAKEHLSVLAAATPTLCIFLSIDKIEEIVKILVPHYGNDCPVAVVYKATWPDQKVVCTTLSDITEKVRQEAIRKSALVIVGWMLRKEFERSVLYSQERK; encoded by the coding sequence ATGAAGGTATATTTTATCGGCGCAGGGCCGGGCGACCCTGAATTAATAACGATCAAGGGATTGAAGGCCATACAACGTTCAGGATACTGTATTTATGCAGGCTCTCTCGTAAATACCGATTTACTGAAATCTCTTCCGCCCCATGCAAAGGTATACGATTCTTCCAATCTGAGTCTGGAAGAAATGACGGTTATCTACAAGGAAGCAATGGGAAAAAATATGGATGTTGCAAGGATACACTCAGGGGACCCTTCCATTTATGGTGCGATACAGGAACAGATGCATGTCCTTGATGAGCTTGGAATTGCCTATGAAATTATTCCCGGTGTCAGCTCCTTTGCTGCCGCAGCAGCGGTTTTGAGACAGGAACTAACGCTTCCGGGAGTTACACAAACAATTGTAATTACCCGCATGGAGGGGAAAACCCCCATGCCCGCAAAGGAACACCTGAGTGTCCTCGCTGCAGCAACCCCTACCCTGTGTATTTTCCTGAGTATTGACAAGATAGAAGAAATCGTAAAGATACTCGTGCCCCACTATGGCAATGACTGCCCGGTAGCAGTTGTCTATAAAGCAACGTGGCCTGACCAGAAAGTCGTTTGTACAACACTATCGGACATCACCGAAAAGGTCAGGCAGGAAGCGATCAGGAAGTCGGCACTTGTTATTGTAGGATGGATGTTACGGAAAGAATTTGAAAGGTCTGTATTATATAGTCAAGAAAGAAAATAA
- a CDS encoding ribbon-helix-helix domain-containing protein, whose translation MLPTRFHDDPIKKLKQLSDNTGIQVAEHIRRAINEYLRKQKRKGEIL comes from the coding sequence ATTTTACCCACTCGTTTCCACGATGACCCAATTAAGAAACTGAAACAATTATCCGATAATACGGGTATACAGGTTGCGGAACATATCAGGCGTGCAATTAACGAATATCTTAGAAAGCAGAAACGAAAGGGGGAAATATTATGA
- a CDS encoding ISL3 family transposase, with protein MSYPLVSSEGRDTGDIWRCKGACYPTCSDSKKTVCGCCGEVHRSYYDKKVRWVRDLSCGEMRIYLEVEIRRVQCRRCGKVKREEVEWLSRNPFYTKRFAFFVGRRCRSMTIQDVAKELKLDWHTVKELDKQYMEKQLQRTGVPAPGAIGIDEISLRKGHTYRIVVSDLERKRPIWFGGKDRSEESMDMFYEWLGQKKIKKVRLAVMDMWKAFEKSTRKNAPGASILYDKFHVMRHLGEALDKIRKQEYARLKEKDRSFIKGHKYTLLSNWENLTIDGRKALKKLLEANKRINIAYILRESFGQLWNYKSEGWARRFFENRKKSLKWQRLKPYEKFAEMIERHWDGIAAYSKPENKVSLGFVEGLNNKIRIIQRRAYGLRDEEYLRLKILTCMLPEI; from the coding sequence ATATCATATCCCCTGGTTTCGTCCGAAGGCCGAGATACAGGGGATATTTGGCGATGCAAAGGCGCGTGTTATCCGACTTGTTCGGACTCAAAAAAAACGGTGTGCGGTTGTTGTGGTGAGGTGCACCGGAGCTATTATGACAAGAAGGTCCGATGGGTACGAGACTTATCCTGCGGAGAGATGCGGATTTACCTGGAGGTGGAGATTCGGCGCGTGCAGTGTCGGAGATGCGGGAAGGTGAAACGGGAAGAGGTAGAGTGGCTTTCGAGAAATCCTTTCTACACAAAGAGGTTTGCCTTTTTTGTAGGGAGGCGATGCCGGTCGATGACGATACAGGATGTGGCCAAAGAGTTGAAATTGGATTGGCATACGGTTAAAGAATTGGACAAACAATACATGGAGAAGCAGCTACAGAGAACGGGAGTACCTGCTCCCGGAGCTATAGGGATAGACGAGATATCGTTAAGGAAGGGGCATACGTATCGGATCGTGGTAAGCGATTTGGAGAGGAAGCGACCGATATGGTTTGGAGGCAAGGACAGGTCGGAAGAGAGTATGGATATGTTTTATGAGTGGCTTGGACAAAAGAAGATAAAAAAGGTACGGTTGGCGGTTATGGATATGTGGAAGGCATTTGAGAAATCCACGCGGAAGAATGCGCCAGGGGCGTCTATTCTGTATGATAAATTTCATGTGATGAGACATTTGGGTGAGGCGTTGGATAAAATTCGCAAACAGGAGTATGCCCGGTTGAAGGAGAAGGATCGTTCGTTTATCAAAGGGCACAAGTATACCTTGTTGTCAAATTGGGAAAATCTCACGATAGACGGGAGAAAGGCGCTCAAAAAGCTGTTGGAGGCCAATAAGCGAATCAACATTGCGTATATACTGAGAGAGTCTTTTGGGCAGCTATGGAATTATAAGTCGGAGGGATGGGCAAGACGTTTTTTCGAAAACCGGAAAAAGTCTTTAAAGTGGCAGAGGCTTAAACCCTATGAGAAATTTGCTGAGATGATAGAAAGGCACTGGGATGGAATTGCTGCATACAGTAAACCGGAGAATAAAGTTTCTTTGGGTTTTGTCGAGGGACTGAATAACAAAATCCGGATTATCCAGCGACGGGCCTACGGTCTAAGAGATGAAGAATATCTTCGCTTAAAAATCCTGACCTGTATGCTTCCGGAGATATAA